From Roseofilum reptotaenium CS-1145:
TAGGATTAGTCACCTTATTCCCATCACTGGTAATTAACAAGCTACTAATTCCTAAATCAATACCTATTGCTTTATCGTTGACAGGCAATGGTTTAATGGTGGGGTCATCAAATCTAATGGAAATATGCCAACGTCCTGACCGATGGAGTTTTACTGTCACCGAACTGGGCACACAGCCCGATGGAATTTGACGAGACCAGCGAATGGCTAAGGGTTCTTTACATTTAGCTAAATAAACTTGACCTTCTTTGAACTTAAAGGCCGATTTGGTAAATTCAGCGCTACCCCCAAGGTGTTTTTTCTTGAAGTTGGGATACTTAGCACATCCGGCAAAAAAGTTGGTAAATGCGCTTTGTAGATGCCTCAACCCTTGTTGCAAGGGGACACTACTCACGTCATTTAAGAAATCTAACTCTTCTCGTTTTTTCCAGGCGGTCAACAATAAAGAGGTTTCTTCATATCCTACTCTTTCTTGCCGTTCATACCAAGCCTGAGTCCTTTCGTGGAGAGCTTTATTATAGACCAGCCTTACGCAACCCAAAGTTCGCCGCAATAGCGACTCTTGCTCTGATGTTGGATAAAACCTATAGTTGAATGCTCTTTCCATAAAAGACTATTTGACTCTTGTTTACATTATAGCCCCTTCAATGTAAGACCGGCAAGTTAAAACATGCTATAACCGATTTTCCAAAACAGCAGCCACCACGCGATGATCCTCATCTTGGGAGAGGGCTTGTAGGGCTTCCTGAGCTGCTTCTGAGTCAGCAAACTGTTGTAGCGCCCAAGCGACTTTGCGACGGATGCGCCATTCGGGTGAGGCGATCGCCGGTAATAGGGTTTCTAGGGCTGCTTGTTGTTTGTGGGTATTGACTAAGCAAGCGAGTCCTTCGATGGAAGCTTCAATAACCGTAATATCTTCGCCGTCTAAGCCACACAGACAAACTTCTAATAAGGCTTCTGGATGACCGAGGTCAGCAAGAGCAGCAATGATGCTGCGACGGAGCAACCAATGGTTATCTTGATGAAAGGCGATCACCAAATGGGAGATGGCGACTTGACCGGCGTAGGAGAGAGAGTTGGCAGCTTCCGATCGCACATTGGGGTCTGGGTCTCGTTTGAGCAGTTCCAGCAGGGCAGGAAAAGAGTCGGGGGATTGTTTGCGCCCTAGTCCCATGGCAACAAAGGAACGGACGAGAAAATCGGGGTCGTTGATTTTACTCATCAGCAAGGGGACTGCATCTTCACTGCTATAGTCTTTGAGGGCGGTGACGGCTTTGAGTCGGTCTTGGGAATTGGAGCTGTTGAGGGCAGTTTGGATTTGATGCAGTTCCATGGGGGTTGGCGAGGTCTTGTGTTACGTTTCTTAAAATTTTAACCACAGACTCCAATATTTGGGAAGATGATAGGTGTTACAAAATGCCAAATTGAGTGTTAATACCCTAATTGAATCCCTATGTCTGAATCAAACTCTACTCAAGCCTCTCCTCAAGAAATTGAAGAAGTGATTCGTGAATTAGAGCAATATCGTGAACGTCTGGTCAATGATTTCTTGGGCGCTTCTCGCAAGGCTAAGTTCTCTAAAAAGCAAGCTTTAGACGATTTGGCTAATCATCAGGAAATCCTTAAAATCGATCGGGCACTTCAGGAATTGCGTGGGAATCAAAATTAATCGAATTTAGAGGGGATAAATAACGAAACTCCCCTCTTTAGTGTTTGCCCGTTTAATTGTCAGAAAGAGATCATGTTAAGTCCTGCTGTTCAAGAATTAATTACTAAAGCCCAAATTGTTAGTTTTGAGAGTTGGATCTCGGCCGAAAAGCCGGATGTGATTCAGGTGTTTGAACAGGCTAATCAAGAGCGCCAATATTTAACGGACGATCAGTTAAAGTATTTAGCCAGTCAAGCAGGGGAAAAGGGAGAATGGTTGGATATAGCCAAGGAATTGCGCGATCGCGCACCAGAGATTATCGATCGGGCTAGATCTGAGGTTTTAGAGCAGTTTCCCCAGATTACGGAACCAGGAGGGGCATTATATCCGGAAAAGCGGGCGGAAAATTGCTGGCGGGATTTTTGGCATTTTTTGCGCTGTATTCATTATGGAATCGCTGGCCAATCGCCCCAGTATACTAATCCAGAGGGATTGCACTATATGGATTTATTGTATCAGGAGTTAGCAGTTCCTTTAGATGCCATGGTGATGGGTTTGGAATCGATGAAACAAATTGGCATTGAACAGTGTGGTGGGGATAAGAAGACTGAGTTGTTGCCCTATTTCGATCATTTGATCGATCGGCTTAAAGGATTTGATGGTTATAGGAAGTAAAGGAGGAAAGGCAGTGTCCATGGATCGATTTCGGTATTTCTTTGATTGTTGTGTGGGAGAATGGGTGACAGAGCGGACCTATCACTATTTAACGGTTCAGGAGGTGGAACGATCGCACACAGAATTCGCGATCGCTCCCCTATCAACCGCAGCTAAAACCCAAGTTCTCAAAGATAATCAACGTCCAGAACTGGATAATATCGAATCTTTATGTGGGTTTCATTTAGGATTTGATACGGTCTCGGAAAAAGGGGAACGGGTTTCCCAGAAACTTAATATGCTGTTTGTTCCCCAGGAAGAGACCTCTGGAGTGTTGACAGGGGATTATTTGCGCGATCGCGCCTATGAAGAAGCCGCACCCAAGGTCGCCCAATTCCGCTTTGATCCCCAAACCTTGGAATTATTAATGACCACAAATTATACGCGTATAATTTCCGTAGATTCGATCGCCCTAATTAACCCCACTCTCAGAATTCGGCGCATTTTTAATTACCATCGCCCGGCAGAAGGACACCCCCTCGATCAATTGGCTCTTGTAGGGTTTGGAGTAGAACAAAAAAAATAGTGTCCTCCGAATAGGATAGTCAAATGACTCATATTCTGAGAAAATCAAACAGATTAGTCACATTAAGGGGCTGAAACTTTACAATTCTTCATAGTTTCCGGGCCGACCCTCAGGATATAAATGAGGAGATGGAAACCGGAAAGAAACTGGAAGAAATTGGCATAAAGTCAGAACATCAGCTTAGTCCGAGGAGTAAGCGTTTTCTGCACAGAAATGTTAAGTTTCTTAGCGTTTTTAAACGTCCTTCCCAGGAATTCACCCTTTTGTAGACCCTCTTTTGAAAGGAGATTAGAATAAATGCCTTTTGGACCCGCGTCGGAATTAGGAGTTTCTTTATACGAAGAAACCGATCCCATTGAAGTCTGGCCAGGACGATCGGATGAGGAAGTAGAAGCCGTCATTTGCGCAGTCTACCGCCAAGTCTTAGGCAATGCCTATGTCATGGAGAGCGAACGCTTGAGTATCGCTGAATCTCAATTCAAGCGGGGAGAACTCAGCGTTCGTGAATTCGTACGTCAAGTGGCAAAATCTGCCTTATATCGCACTCGTTTCTTCGAGTCTTGCCCTCGCTATCGTGCAACGGAGTTAAACTTCAAACATCTTTTAGGCCGCGCTCCTAATAGCTATGAAGAAATGAAAGCTCATAGTGATATTTTGGATCGCGAAGGTTTTGAAGCAGATATTGATTCCTACATTGATAGTGACGAATATCAAGATACATTTGGGGAAAATATTGTCCCCTATGTGCGGGGCTACAAAACCCAAACCGGTAAAAACATGGTGGGCTTTACCCATATGTTCCAACTGATGCGCGGGCCCAGCAGCAGCGACTTCAAAGGTAGCTTGGCTGGCAATCGTCCTCGGTTGAATAAACTGGTGATTCAAGGAACACCAACCGCCGTTGTTCCTCCTTCGGGTGGTGTTGGAGGTTGGTCTTTCCAAGATTCTACTTCTAGCGCTCGGACTCGTCTGGGAGTAGGCGCGACTGAAGGTGGAAAAGTTTACCGGATTGAAGTCACGGGTTATGG
This genomic window contains:
- a CDS encoding RNA-guided endonuclease InsQ/TnpB family protein: MERAFNYRFYPTSEQESLLRRTLGCVRLVYNKALHERTQAWYERQERVGYEETSLLLTAWKKREELDFLNDVSSVPLQQGLRHLQSAFTNFFAGCAKYPNFKKKHLGGSAEFTKSAFKFKEGQVYLAKCKEPLAIRWSRQIPSGCVPSSVTVKLHRSGRWHISIRFDDPTIKPLPVNDKAIGIDLGISSLLITSDGNKVTNPKPLKKHYRKLRRLQKSLSRKQKGSNNRYKARVKLARVHQKITDTRGDHLHKLTTQLVRENQTVVVEDLAVKNMVKNRKLAQAISDASWGEITRQLEYKCQWYGRNYIEIDRWFPSSKRCSNCGHVVEKMPLKVRQWECPKCGIHHDRDINASRNILAAGLAVSVCGASVRPEQSKSVKATAKKQKPKS
- a CDS encoding phycobilisome linker polypeptide is translated as MPFGPASELGVSLYEETDPIEVWPGRSDEEVEAVICAVYRQVLGNAYVMESERLSIAESQFKRGELSVREFVRQVAKSALYRTRFFESCPRYRATELNFKHLLGRAPNSYEEMKAHSDILDREGFEADIDSYIDSDEYQDTFGENIVPYVRGYKTQTGKNMVGFTHMFQLMRGPSSSDFKGSLAGNRPRLNKLVIQGTPTAVVPPSGGVGGWSFQDSTSSARTRLGVGATEGGKVYRIEVTGYGSPGAVNRVSKFRRSNKVFLVSFDELSKTYQQIHKQGGKIASISAVN
- a CDS encoding acetyltransferase, which codes for MSESNSTQASPQEIEEVIRELEQYRERLVNDFLGASRKAKFSKKQALDDLANHQEILKIDRALQELRGNQN
- a CDS encoding phycobiliprotein lyase; this translates as MDRFRYFFDCCVGEWVTERTYHYLTVQEVERSHTEFAIAPLSTAAKTQVLKDNQRPELDNIESLCGFHLGFDTVSEKGERVSQKLNMLFVPQEETSGVLTGDYLRDRAYEEAAPKVAQFRFDPQTLELLMTTNYTRIISVDSIALINPTLRIRRIFNYHRPAEGHPLDQLALVGFGVEQKK
- a CDS encoding HEAT repeat domain-containing protein, producing the protein MELHQIQTALNSSNSQDRLKAVTALKDYSSEDAVPLLMSKINDPDFLVRSFVAMGLGRKQSPDSFPALLELLKRDPDPNVRSEAANSLSYAGQVAISHLVIAFHQDNHWLLRRSIIAALADLGHPEALLEVCLCGLDGEDITVIEASIEGLACLVNTHKQQAALETLLPAIASPEWRIRRKVAWALQQFADSEAAQEALQALSQDEDHRVVAAVLENRL
- a CDS encoding phycobilisome protein encodes the protein MLSPAVQELITKAQIVSFESWISAEKPDVIQVFEQANQERQYLTDDQLKYLASQAGEKGEWLDIAKELRDRAPEIIDRARSEVLEQFPQITEPGGALYPEKRAENCWRDFWHFLRCIHYGIAGQSPQYTNPEGLHYMDLLYQELAVPLDAMVMGLESMKQIGIEQCGGDKKTELLPYFDHLIDRLKGFDGYRK